One Amaranthus tricolor cultivar Red isolate AtriRed21 chromosome 1, ASM2621246v1, whole genome shotgun sequence DNA window includes the following coding sequences:
- the LOC130809257 gene encoding uncharacterized protein LOC130809257 has translation NKNNNNNNNNNNNNNNNNNNNNNNNNNNNNNNNTNNNNNNNNNNNNNNNNNNNNNNNNNNNNNNNNNNNNNNNNNNNNNNNNNNNNNNNNNNNNNNNNNNNNNNNNNNNNNNNNNNNNNNINNNNNNNNNNNNNNNNNNNNNNNNNNNNNNNNNNNNNNNNNKNNNNNKNNNTNKNKNSNKNNNNNNNNNNNNNNNNNNNNNNNNNNNNNNNNKNNNNNNNNNNNNNNNNNNNNNNNNNNNNNNNNNNNNNNNNNNNNNNNNNNNNNNNNNNNNNKNNNNNNNNNNNNNNNNNNNNNNDNNNNNNSINNNNNNNNNKNNNNNNNNNNNNNNNNNNNNNNNNNNNNNNNNNNKNNNNNKNNNNNKNNNNNKNNNNNKNNNNNNNNNNNNNNNNNNNNNNNNNNNNNNNNNNNNNNNNNNNNNNNNNNNNNNNNNNNNNNNNNNNNNNNNNNNINNNNNNNNNNNNNNNNNNNNNNNNNNNNNNNNKNNNNNNNNNNNNNNNNNNNNNNNNNNNHNNNNNNNNNNNNNNNNNNNNNKNNKNNK, from the coding sequence aataagaataataataacaacaataacaataataacaataataataataataacaataataataataataacaataataataataacaacaataataatactaacaataataacaataataataataataacaataataataacaataataataataataacaataacaataataataacaacaacaacaataataataataataataataacaacaacaacaacaacaacaacaacaacaacaacaacaacaacaacaacaacaacaacaacaacaacaacaacaacaacaacaacaacaacaacaacaacaacaacaacaacaataataataataataataataataataataacaatattaataataataacaataataacaataataataataataacaataataataataataataataataataataataataataataataataataataataataataataataataataacaataataagaataataacaataataagaataataacactaataagaataaaaacagtaataagaataataacaataataataataataacaataataataataataacaataataacaataataacaataataacaataataataataataacaataataagaataacaataataacaataataataataataacaataataataataataataataataataataataataataacaataataataacaacaacaacaacaacaacaacaataataataataataataataataataataataataataataataataataataataataataataataataataagaataataacaataataataataataataataataataataataataataataacaataataataatgataacaataataataataatagtattaacaataataataataataacaataataaaaataacaataataataataataataataacaataataataataataataataataataataataataataataataataataataataataataataataataagaataataacaataataagaataataacaataataagaataataacaataataagaataataataataataagaataataacaataataataataataacaataataataataataataacaataataataataataacaataataataataataataacaataataataacaataataataataataacaataacaataataataacaacaacaacaacaacaataataataataataataataataataataataataataataataataataataataataataataataataatattaataataataataataataataataataataataataataataataataataataataataataataataacaacaataataataataataataataagaataataataataataataataataataataataataataataataataataataataataataataataataataataatcataataataataataataataataataataataataataataataataataataataataataataaaaacaataagaataataag
- the LOC130808448 gene encoding uncharacterized protein LOC130808448 — translation NNNNYNNNNNNNNNNNNNNNNNNNNNNNNNNNNNNNNNNNNNNNNNNNNNNNNNNNNNNKNKNNNNNNNNNNNNNNNNNNNNNNNNNNNNNNNNNNNNNNNNNNNNNNNNNNNNNNNNNNNNNNNNNNNNNNNNKNNNNNNNNNNNNNNNNNNNNNNNNNNNNNNNNNNNNNKNNKNNNNNNDNNNNNNNNNNNNNNNNNNNNNNNNNNNNNNNNYNNNNNNNNNNNNNNNNNNNNNNNNNNNNNNNNNNNNNNNNNNNNNNNNNNNNNNNNNNNNNNNNNNNNNNNINNNNNNNNNKNNNNNNNNNNNNNNNNNNNNNNNNNNNNNNNNNNNNNNNNNNNNNNNNNNNNNNNNNNNNKNNKNNNNNNNNNNNNNNKNNNNNNNNNNNNNNNNNNNNNNNNNNNNKNNNNNNNNNNNNNNNNNNNNNNNNNNNNNNNNNNNNNNNNNNNNNNNNNNNNNNNNNNNNNNNNNNNNNNNNNNNNNNNNNNNNNNNNNNNNNNKNNNNKNNNNNNNNNNNNNNKNNNNNNNNN, via the exons aataacaataattataataataacaataataataataacaataataataataataataataacaataataataacaataacaataataataacaataacaataataataacaacaataataataataataataataataataataataataataataataataataataataataataagaataaaaataataataataataataataataataataataataataataataataataataacaat aataataacaataataataataataacaataataataataataacaataataacaataataacaataataataataataacaataataataataacaataataacaataataataataataacaataataataacaataataataataataacaataaaaataataataacaacaacaacaacaacaacaataataataataataataataataataataataataataataataataataataataataataataataataataataataagaataataagaataataacaataataatgataataacaataataataataataacaataataataataataacaataataataataacaataataacaataataataataataacaataataataactataataataataataacaataacaataataataacaacaacaataataataataataataataataataataataataataataataataataataataataataataataataataataataataataataataataataataataataacaataataacaataataataataacaataataataataataataacaataataataataataatattaacaataataataataataacaataataaaaataacaataataataataataataataacaataataataataataataataataataataataataataataataataataataataataataataataacaataataataataataataataataataataataataataataataataataataataataataataataacaataataagaataataaaaataataataataataacaataataataataataacaataacaaaaataataacaataataataataacaataataacaataataataataataacaataataacaataataacaataataacaataataagaataacaataataacaataataataacaataataataataacaataataacaataataataacaataataataataacaataataataataataataataataataataataataataacaataataataataataataataataataataataataataataataacaacaacaataacaacaacaacaacaacaacaataataataataataataataataataataataataataataataataataataataataataataataataataataataataagaataataataataagaataataataataataataataataataataataataataataagaataataataataataataataataat
- the LOC130808550 gene encoding uncharacterized protein LOC130808550: NNNNKNNKNNKNNNNNNNNKNKNNNKNNNNNNNNNNNNNNNNNNNNNNNNNNNNNNNNNNNNNNNNNNNNNNNNNNNNNNNKNNNKNNNNNNNNNNNNNNNNNNNNNNNNNNNNNNNNNNNNNNNNNKNNNNNNNNNNNNNNNNNNNNNNNNNNNNNNNNNNNNNNNNNNNNNNNNNNNNNNNNNNNNNNNNNNNNNNNNNNNNNNNNNNNNNNNNNNNNNNNNNNNNNNNNNNNNNNNNNKNNNNNNNNNNNNNNNNNYNNNNNNNNNNNNNNNKNNNNNNNNNNNNNNNNNNNNNNNNNNNNNNNNNNNNNNNNNNNNNNNNNNNNNNNNNNNNNNNNNNNKNNNNNNNNKNNNNNNNNNNNNNNNNNNNNNNNNNNNNNNNNNNYNNNNNNNNNNNNNNNNNNNNNNNNNNNNNNNNNNNKNNNNNNNNNNNNNNNNNNNNNNNNNNNNNNNNNNNNNNNNNNNNNNNKNNNNNNNNNNNNNNNNNNNNNNNNNNNNNNNNNNNNNNNNNNNNNNNNNNNNNNNNNNNNNNNNNNNNNNNNNNNNNNNNNNNNNNNNNNNNHNNHNNNNNNNNNNNNNNNNNNNNNNKNNNNNNNNNNNNNNNNNKNNNNNNNYNNNNNNNNNNNNNYNNNNNNNNNNNNNNNNNNNNNNNNNNNNNNNNNNNNNNNNNNNNKNNNNNNNNNNNNNNNNNNINNNNNNNNNNNNKNNNNNNNNNNNNNNNYNNNNNNNN, encoded by the exons aataataataataaaaacaataagaataataagaataataacaataataacaataataagaataaaaacaataataagaataataacaataataataataataacaataataataataataacaataataacaataataacaataataacaataataataataataacaataataataataacaataataacaataataataataataacaataataataacaataataataataataacaataaaaataataacaaaaacaacaacaacaacaataataataataataataataataataataataataataataataataataataataataataataataataataataataacaacaataataataataataataataaaaataataataataataataataataataataataataataataataataataataataataataataataataataacaataataataacaataacaataataataacaataacaataataataacaataataataataataataataataataataataataataataataataataata ataataataataataataacaataacaataataataacaacaacaacaataataataataataataataataataataataataataataataataataataataataataataataataataataataataataataataataataataacaataataagaataataacaataataataataataacaataataataataataacaataattataataataacaataataataataacaataataataataataataataagaataataataacaataacaataataataacaataacaataataataacaataataataat aataataataataataataataataataataataataataataataataataataataataacaataataataataataataataataataataataataataataataataataataataataataataataataataataaaaataataataataataataataataaaaataataataataataataataataataataataataataataataataataataataataataataataataataacaataataataataataataataattacaataataacaataataacaataataacaataataataataataacaataataacaataataataataataataataataacaataataacaataataacaataataagaataataataataacaataataataataacaataataacaataataataacaataataataataacaataataataataataataataataataataataataataacaataataataataataacaataacaataataataaaaacaacaataataataataataataataataataataataataataataataataataataataataataataataataataataataacaacaataataataataataataataataacaataataataataataataataataataataataataataataataataataataataataataacaacaataataataataataataataataacaataataataataataataataataataataataataataataataataataataataatcataataatcataataataataataataataataataataataataataataataataataataataataacaataataagaataataacaataataataataataacaataataataataataacaataataaaaataataacaataataataattacaataataacaataataataataataacaataataataactataataataataataataacaataacaataataataacaacaacaacaacaataataataataataataataataataataataataataataataataataataataataataataataataataataataataagaataataataataataacaataataataataataacaataataataataataatattaacaataataataata